A stretch of Henckelia pumila isolate YLH828 chromosome 4, ASM3356847v2, whole genome shotgun sequence DNA encodes these proteins:
- the LOC140867506 gene encoding protein FAR1-RELATED SEQUENCE 5-like, producing the protein MEENSGDDQSYIPQVGEDRKPNIGMRFESMEDAYSYYNQYAREFGFSARISNSQRSKKTNEIIWKKFVCFKEGQTDEVRWSKEANSDKPRQTRARRDIRSGCKAMISVVKEQTGPGWVISTLVENHNHPLATPSKVHLLRSHRSVSVSKKALSQ; encoded by the coding sequence ATGGAAGAAAACAGTGGGGATGATCAGTCATACATCCCTCAAGTTGGAGAAGATCGAAAGCCAAATATTGGAATGAGATTCGAATCAATGGAGGATGCATATTCGTACTATAACCAATACGCACGAGAATTTGGATTTAGTGCGAGAATTAGCAATAGCCAGAGAAGTAAGAAGACGAATGaaattatttggaaaaaatttgtatgctttaAAGAAGGGCAGACAGATGAAGTTCGATGGAGTAAAGAGGCAAATAGTGATAAACCAAGACAAACTAGAGCTCGTCGAGACATTCGATCTGGATGTAAGGCAATGATTTCAGTTGTGAAGGAACAAACTGGTCCGGGATGGGTGATTAGTACTTTAGTAGAAAACCATAACCATCCACTTGCTACTCCTTCAAAAGTCCATTTGTTACGTTCACATCGCAGTGTTTCTGTATCAAAGAAAGCACTAAGTCAATAA
- the LOC140867498 gene encoding protein FAR1-RELATED SEQUENCE 5-like yields MGMDAKTFVDFLQSEKDKCSTFFFDYEIDSENRFSRCFWADSVSRRANIVFGDVVVFDTTYNTNKYGLIFAPFVGVNHHSQTILFGCGFLSDEGTESFVWLLDKFLEAMPSGAPKLIITDQDPSMTKAIAQVFPQTVHRYCLWHILNKFSDKLSPVIFRDHYQSIRSVIVHSTTSDEFEESWKGVMESAALVQNDWLNLMYDLRHRWVPAYFLNVFSAGISSSQRSESSHAFFKRYISNKNALMDFIVRFNKALRNQRHNELVADHIDMNERPKVMSNWPMETQMVKVYTKTKWLEFQKEVVLSHHYYVEQLSTGIEFWVYHVMNFQGSSSSKPRVLTHDVQRNDVYCSCMKFQFDGIPCRHMLAFFRINQVFHLPDKYILKRWTQGAKVGALFSLPEKNVIDDPERCLMSRHWNLSFRSSVLVDAASMTEEGTKFLHEQFDHIDCKMKELNICIPSSNASENRRSMDGAIAIIDPCVIRTKGCGDKCILYT; encoded by the coding sequence ATGGGGATGGATGCTAAAACATTTGTTGATTTCTTGCAATCTGAGAAAGATAAGTGTTCTacttttttctttgattatgagaTTGACTCAGAGAACAGATTTAGCAGGTGTTTTTGGGCAGATTCTGTGTCAAGGAGGGCAAACATTGTCTTTGGCGATGTAGTGGTGTTTGATACAACATATAACACCAACAAATATGGGCTGatttttgcaccttttgttgGTGTTAATCATCACAGTCAGACCATCCTCTTTGGTTGTGGATTTCTGAGTGACGAAGGAACAGAATCTTTTGTTTGGTTGCTAGATAAGTTCCTAGAAGCAATGCCTAGTGGTGCACCAAAATTGATCATCACTGACCAGGATCCTTCCATGACCAAAGCTATAGCCCAAGTTTTTCCCCAAACAGTGCATCGATATTGTCTGTGGCacattttaaacaaattttcaGACAAATTGAGTCCTGTGATTTTCCGTGACCATTACCAAAGCATTAGGAGTGTCATTGTACATTCAACAACAAGTGATGAATTTGAGGAGTCATGGAAAGGGGTTATGGAGTCTGCTGCCTTGGTCCAAAATGATTGGCTGAATTTGATGTATGATTTGCGACATAGGTGGGTGCCAGCTTATTTCCTAAATGTATTCTCTGCAGGGATTTCAAGCAGTCAAAGATCAGAAAGTTCCCATGCTTTTTTCAAACGGTACATCTCTAACAAGAATGCATTGATGGATTTTATTGTTCGTTTTAATAAGGCGCTCCGGAACCAAAGACACAATGAGTTAGTCGCAGATCATATTGATATGAATGAGCGCCCAAAAGTAATGTCAAATTGGCCAATGGAAACTCAAATGGTGAAAGTTTATACAAAAACAAAATGGTTGGAGTTTCAAAAGGAAGTAGTTTTGAGTCATCACTATTATGTGGAACAATTATCTACTGGAATCGAGTTTTGGGTTTATCATGTAATGAATTTTCAAGGTTCTTCTTCATCGAAACCAAGGGTTCTTACACATGACGTGCAGAGAAATGATGTATATTGTAGTTGTATGAAATTTCAGTTTGACGGCATTCCATGCAGGCATATGCTAGCATTTTTTCGTATCAACCAAGTTTTCCACTTGCCTGATAAGTATATTCTCAAACGGTGGACCCAAGGCGCAAAAGTAGGAGCATTATTTTCTCTGCCTGAGAAAAATGTGATAGACGATCCAGAGAGGTGTTTGATGTCAAGGCATTGGAATTTATCTTTTAGATCTTCTGTTTTAGTAGATGCAGCATCTATGACTGAAGAGGGAACAAAATTCTTGCACGAACAATTTGATCATATTGATTGCAAaatgaaggagttgaatattTGCATACCATCAAGCAATGCAAGTGAAAACAGGAGATCCATGGATGGGGCCATTGCTATCATTGATCCTTGTGTAATAAGAACAAAGGGGTGtggtgataagtgtattttatacacttaa